One Fusobacterium russii ATCC 25533 DNA segment encodes these proteins:
- a CDS encoding 2-hydroxycarboxylate transporter family protein, with translation MAKKNFKELFDPKEFKWGGLNFPIFLSMLILTLIIVYVPYGEMKVVIDGVETMVPKQGGLLRTNFLMLFSVLAVFGIFFGEIGDRIPFWDEYIGGGTVLVFFAAAAFGTYGLIPETLLKATTVFYNKQPVNFLEMFIPALIVGAVITVDRKTLIKSISGYIPLIVIGVIGASICGIAVGLVFGKSPVDIMMNYVLPIMGGGTGAGAIPMSEMWSAKTGRPASEWFAFAISILTIANVIAILTGAFLKKLGETKPSLTGNGNLIVDDSKEAIKDKEVEMKAEMGDTVAAFVLTGMLFGVAHILGELWEKLGLSFEIHRLAFLILLVMFLNIANLIPDRVKAGAKRMQNLFSKHTIWILMTAVGFTTDVKEIVAALSPANLLIALAIVIGAVVFIMLVARKMKFYPVEAAITAGLCMANRGGAGDVAVLGAADRMELMSFAQISSRIGGAMMLILGSILFGIFA, from the coding sequence ATGGCAAAGAAAAATTTTAAAGAATTATTTGATCCAAAGGAATTTAAGTGGGGAGGACTAAATTTCCCAATATTTTTATCAATGTTAATACTAACATTGATAATTGTCTATGTACCATACGGTGAAATGAAAGTAGTAATTGATGGAGTAGAAACTATGGTACCGAAACAAGGAGGTCTTTTAAGAACTAACTTCTTGATGTTATTTTCTGTTTTAGCTGTGTTTGGAATATTTTTTGGAGAAATCGGAGATAGAATACCTTTCTGGGATGAATATATAGGTGGAGGAACGGTATTAGTTTTCTTTGCAGCAGCAGCTTTTGGAACTTATGGATTAATACCAGAAACTTTATTAAAAGCTACTACTGTTTTTTATAACAAGCAACCAGTTAATTTCTTAGAGATGTTTATCCCGGCACTTATTGTTGGAGCAGTTATAACGGTTGACAGAAAAACTTTAATAAAATCGATTAGTGGGTATATTCCTTTGATAGTAATCGGAGTTATTGGAGCAAGTATTTGTGGAATAGCAGTAGGATTAGTTTTTGGGAAAAGTCCAGTGGACATAATGATGAACTATGTGCTGCCAATAATGGGCGGAGGAACAGGAGCAGGAGCAATTCCAATGTCAGAAATGTGGTCAGCTAAAACAGGTAGACCAGCTAGTGAATGGTTTGCATTTGCTATATCGATTCTAACTATAGCTAATGTTATAGCTATTTTAACAGGTGCATTCTTAAAAAAATTAGGAGAAACGAAACCTAGTTTAACAGGAAATGGAAATCTTATTGTGGATGATTCTAAAGAAGCAATAAAAGATAAAGAAGTAGAAATGAAAGCTGAAATGGGAGATACAGTAGCAGCTTTTGTACTTACTGGGATGTTATTCGGGGTGGCTCATATTTTAGGTGAATTATGGGAAAAACTAGGCTTATCATTTGAAATCCATCGTTTAGCATTCTTAATACTTTTAGTTATGTTCTTAAATATAGCTAATCTTATACCTGATAGAGTAAAAGCGGGTGCAAAGAGAATGCAAAATTTATTTTCTAAGCATACAATTTGGATACTAATGACTGCTGTTGGATTCACAACAGATGTAAAAGAAATAGTAGCAGCTTTAAGTCCTGCAAACTTATTAATTGCTCTTGCAATTGTAATTGGAGCAGTTGTATTCATTATGCTAGTGGCTAGAAAGATGAAGTTTTACCCTGTGGAAGCAGCAATTACTGCAGGACTTTGTATGGCAAATAGAGGAGGAGCAGGAGATGTTGCAGTTCTAGGTGCAGCAGATAGAATGGAACTTATGTCATTTGCACAAATCTCTTCTCGTATTGGTGGAGCTATGATGTTAATCTTAGGTTCTATATTGTTTGGAATATTTGCTTAG